The following coding sequences lie in one Arachis ipaensis cultivar K30076 chromosome B05, Araip1.1, whole genome shotgun sequence genomic window:
- the LOC107644037 gene encoding protein KINESIN LIGHT CHAIN-RELATED 2, whose product MPGLAMDELHVNSAKEEHSGSYTPHKENFNNQQASPRSTLSPRSIQSDSIDLAIDGVVDTSIEQLYHNVCEMRSSDHSPSRASFFSYGEESRIDSELCHLVGDIAGLDITKKVVRENNEDSNGNGNVSGNESTKKENNLSPNSKVIEESEKSTRGSKKLRERPSRKERGARKSNGLYHMRRYKSLGLMKGIEDPLASGLDNPELGPFLLKQTRDLIASGENPRKALDLALRALKSFETCAIDGKPSLEMVMCLHVLASIYCNMGQYNEAIPILERSIEIPVLEDGQDHALAKFAGCMQLGDTYAIMGQIENSLLFYTAGLEIQGQILGETDPRYGETCRYVAEAHVQALQFDEAEKICQTALEIHKGNSSPDSLEEAADRRLMGLICDSKGDYEAALEHYVLASMAMSANGHEVDVATIDCSIGDAYLSLARYDEAVFSYQKALTVFKSTKGENHPTVGSVYVRLADLYNKIGKFKESKSYCENALRIYGKIKPGIPSEDIASGLIDVAAIYQSMNDLEKGLKLLKKALKIYGNAPGQQSTVAGIEAQMGVMYYMLGNYADSYNIFKSSIAKFRASGEKKSALFGIALNQMGLACVQRYAINEAADLFEEARTILEKEYGPYHPDTLGVYSNLAGTYDAMGRVDDAIEILEYVVGMREEKLGTANPDVDDEKRRLAELLKEAGRARNRKTRRSLETLLDANSHLIKENFIKV is encoded by the exons ATGCCTGGGTTAGCAATGGATGAGTTACATGTAAATAGTGCAAAAGAAGAACATAGTGGGAGTTACACACCCCACAAGGAAAATTTCAACAATCAACAAGCATCTCCAAGGAGCACGCTGAGTCCAAGGAGCATTCAAAGTGACTCAATTGATTTGGCCATCGATGGTGTGGTGGACACCTCCATTGAGCAATTGTATCACAATGTCTGCGAGATGCGAAGCTCCGATCACTCACCATCCAGAGCTAGTTTCTTCTCGTATGGAGAAGAGTCAAGGATTGATTCAGAGCTTTGCCATCTTGTTGGTGACATTGCAGGTTTGGACATCACAAAGAAGGTTGTCAGAGAGAACAATGAGGATTCCAATGGCAATGGCAATGTTAGTGGTAATGAATCCACAAAGAAGGAAAATAACCTCTCACCAAACTCAAAGGTCATTGAAGAATCAGAAAAATCGACTCGAGGAAGCAAGAAATTGCGCGAGAGGCCGTCCAGGAAGGAGAGGGGTGCTAGAAAATCAAATGGTCTTTACCATATGAGGAGGTACAAGAGTCTTGGTTTAATGAAGGGGATTGAGGATCCTCTTGCTTCTGGTTTAGATAATCCAGAATTGGGACCTTTCTTGCTTAAGCAAACAAGGGATTTGATTGCTTCGGGTGAGAATCCAAGGAAGGCTCTTGATTTGGCTCTTAGAGCCTTGAAATCATTTGAGACTTGTGCTATTGATGGAAAACCAAGTTTGGAAATGGTTATGTGCCTCCATGTCTTGGCATCAATATACTGTAATATGGGACAGTACAATGAGGCCATTCCAATTCTTGAGCGTTCGATTGAAATTCCGGTTTTGGAGGATGGCCAGGATCATGCACTAGCAAAATTTGCAGGTTGCATGCAATTGGGTGATACTTATGCAATAATGGGTCAGATTGAGAATTCTCTGCTGTTTTACACAGCAGGCCTAGAAATTCAAGGGCAAATCCTGGGGGAAACGGATCCAAGATATGGTGAGACATGCCGGTATGTAGCCGAGGCGCATGTTCAGGCATTGCAGTTTGATGAGGCTGAGAAGATTTGTCAGACAGCTCTTGAAATTCACAAGGGAAACAGTTCACCAGATTCACTTGAGGAAGCGGCCGATAGAAGACTAATGGGGCTTATTTGTGATTCAAAGGGTGACTATGAGGCTGCACTCGAGCACTATGTTCTTGCAAGCATGGCTATGTCAGCAAATGGCCATGAAGTAGATGTTGCCACCATTGATTGCAGCATTGGTGACGCGTATCTCTCTTTGGCGCGCTATGATGAGGCGGTATTCTCTTATCAAAAGGCACTTACTGTGTTCAAATCAACCAAAGGAGAGAACCATCCGACGGTTGGTTCAGTTTATGTCCGGTTAGCCGACCTGTATAACAAGATAGGAAAGTTCAAGGAATCAAAATCTTACTGCGAAAATGCGCTGAGAATCTATGGGAAGATCAAACCAGGGATCCCCTCAGAAGACATTGCTAGTGGTTTGATTGATGTTGCCGCGATATACCAATCAATGAATGATTTGGAGAAAGGGTTGAAGCTTTTGAAGAAGGCTTTGAAGATATATGGTAATGCACCTGGACAACAAAGCACTGTTGCAGGGATTGAGGCACAGATGGGGGTAATGTATTACATGCTAGGGAACTATGCTGATTCCTATAACATCTTTAAGAGTTCCATTGCCAAGTTTCGCGCAAGCGGAGAGAAGAAATCAGCTTTGTTTGGGATTGCTTTGAACCAAATGGGGCTTGCTTGCGTGCAGCGTTATGCTATAAATGAAGCCGCGGATTTGTTTGAAGAGGCTAGGACAATATTGGAAAAAGAGTATGGTCCATATCATCCAGACACCTTAGGTGTCTATAGCAATCTTGCAGGAACCTATGATGCAATGGGCAG AGTGGATGATgccattgagattttggaatatGTAGTTGGAATGAGAGAAGAGAAGCTTGGAACAGCAAATCCTGATGTGGATGATGAGAAGCGTAGGTTGGCAGAGTTATTAAAAGAAGCAGGAAGGGCTCGGAACAGGAAAACAAGGAGGTCACTGGAAACTCTTCTTGATGCAAACTCACACCTCATAAAAGAAAATTTCATCAAGGTATAA
- the LOC107644038 gene encoding GDSL esterase/lipase At3g27950 — protein sequence MDCRRTKHVTRHLCLILCVLSSWSLVQEALGGGNNNKCWFPAIYNFGDSNSDTGAVSAAFTSVQPPNGETFFGTLSGRASDGRLIIDFITEELKLPYVSAYLNSVGSNYRHGANFATGGSSILPGGYSPFHLGLQVSQFIQFKSHTNILFNQLSDNGTDPPLKSGLPRPEEFSKAIYTIDIGQNDLAFGIQHGSMEQVRRSIPDILSQYSQSAQQLYNEGARVFWIHNTGPIGCLPYSYIYYEPKKGNIDANGCVKPHNELALEFNRQLKNQVFQLRKKLPLAKFTYVDVFKAKYQLISTAKSQGFVPPLEFCCGSFYGYHINCGKKAVVNGTVYGNPCKNPSQHVSWDGIHYSQAANQWVAKRILYGSFSDPPIPIGQACF from the exons ATGGATTGTAGGAGAACCAAACATGTAACAAGGCAtttgtgtttgattctctgtgTGTTATCATCATGGTCATTGGTTCAAGAAGCCTTAGGTGGTGGAAACAATAATAAGTGTTGGTTCCCTGCAATATACAACTTTGGGGACTCAAACTCAGACACTGGAGCCGTATCTGCAGCATTCACTAGTGTTCAACCTCCCAATGGTGAAACCTTCTTTGGCACTCTCTCAGGAAGAGCCTCCGATGGCCGTCTCATCATTGATTTCATAA CTGAAGAATTGAAGCTTCCATACGTAAGTGCATATTTGAACTCGGTTGGGTCAAATTATAGGCATGGGGCAAACTTTGCAACAGGAGGTTCTTCAATTCTTCCGGGTGGTTATAGTCCTTTCCATCTTGGCCTTCAAGTTTCTCAGTTCATACAGTTCAAGTCACATACCAACATTCTCTTCAATCAGCTCTCTGACAACG GGACAGATCCACCTTTGAAAAGTGGTCTTCCAAGGCCTGAGGAATTCTCCAAGGCAATATACACCATTGATATTGGACAAAATGACCTTGCCTTTGGAATCCAACATGGTTCAATGGAACAAGTTAGAAGGTCTATTCCTGATATCTTGAGCCAATACTCCCAATCAGCTCAA CAACTATACAATGAAGGGGCAAGAGTGTTCTGGATTCATAACACAGGTCCAATTGGATGCTTACCATACAGTTACATTTACTATGAGCCTAAGAAGGGTAACATTGATGCAAATGGATGTGTGAAACCACACAATGAGCTTGCTTTGGAATTTAACAGGCAACTCAAGAACCAAGTATTTCAGCTAAGGAAAAAGCTCCCTCTAGCTAAATTCACATATGTTGATGTGTTCAAAGCAAAATACCAACTAATCAGCACTGCAAAGAGCCAAG GTTTTGTTCCTCCATTAGAGTTCTGTTGTGGTAGCTTCTATGGTTACCATATAAATTGTGGGAAGAAAGCTGTAGTAAATGGCACAGTTTATGGGAATCCATGCAAAAATCCTTCTCAACATGTTAGTTGGGATGGCATACATTACTCTCAAGCAGCAAATCAATGGGTTGCTAAACGCATTCTCTATGGCTCCTTCTCTGATCCACCAATTCCAATTGGGCAGGCTTGTTTCTGA